The proteins below come from a single Antennarius striatus isolate MH-2024 chromosome 18, ASM4005453v1, whole genome shotgun sequence genomic window:
- the LOC137611802 gene encoding uncharacterized protein: MTAEGSSGSSSRGWDWSPQTEAPRLEPPGWSPQAEAPRLEPPGWSPQAGAPRLKPPDWSPQAEAPRLEPPDWSPQAEAPRLEPPGWSPQAGAPRLEPPGWSPQAGAPRLEPPGWSPQAEALRLEPPGWSPQAGAPRLEPPDWSPQAGAPRLEPSGWSPQARALRLEPPG; this comes from the exons ATGACAGCAGAAGGCTCCTctggctcctcctccagggGGTGGG ACTGGAGCCCCCAGACTGAAGCCCCCAGACTGGAGCCCCCAGGCTGGAGCCCCCAGGCTGAAGCCCCCAGGCTGGAGCCCCCAGGCTGGAGCCCCCAGGCTGGAGCCCCCAGGCTGAAGCCCCCAGACTGGAGCCCCCAGGCTGAAGCCCCCAGACTGGAGCCCCCAG ACTGGAGCCCCCAGGCTGAAGCCCCCAGACTGGAGCCCCCAGGCTGGAGCCCTCAGGCTGGAGCCCCCAGGCTGGAGCCCCCAGGCTGGAGCCCCCAGGCTGGAGCCCCCAGACTGGAGCCCCCAGGCTGGAGCCCCCAGGCTGAAGCCCTCAGGCTGGAGCCCCCAGGCTGGAGCCCCCAGGCTGGAGCCCCCAGGCTGGAGCCCCCAGACTGGAGCCCCCAGGCTGGAGCCCCCAGGCTAGAGCCCTCAGGCTGGAGCCCCCAGGCTAGAGCCCTCAGGCTGGAGCCCCCAGGCTAG
- the LOC137611862 gene encoding inositol monophosphatase 1-like, whose amino-acid sequence MANWTDCLNFGICIAKQASEMVLSAFQQQQEVRLKSSPADLVTETDQRVEKILISAIRSKYPLHRFIGEESVAAGERLELTDSPTWIIDPIDGTVNFVHRFPFVAISIAFAVNKQTEFGIVYSCVEDKLFYAQRGRGAFLNGKELHASGQQDISRCVVVTEIGAERDDLSLSTMTSNIFRLLKLPVHGVRALGTAAVDMCQVATGGADAYYHIGMHCWDIAASAIIVQEAGGVVMDTDGSEFDMMSRRVVAASSTAVANRIVQVVQAFPCRRDDEEPHRCVCGSQV is encoded by the exons atggcCAACTGGACTGACTGTCTGAACTTTGGCATCTGTATTGCCAAGCAGGCCAGCGAG ATGGTGCTGTCAGcgttccagcagcagcaggaggtgagGCTGAAGAGTTCTCCAGCTGATCTGGTCACAGAGACGGACCAACGAGTGGAGAAGATTCTCATCTCAGCCATCAGGAGCAAATACCCGCTGCACAG GTTCATCGGGGAGGAGTCTGTGGCCGCCGGTGAGCGTCTGGAGCTGACGGACAGCCCCACCTGGATCATCGACCCCATCGACGGGACAGTCAACTTCGTGCACAG GTTTCCATTTGTGGCCATCTCTATCGCCTTCGCTGTCAACAAGCAG ACGGAGTTCGGGATCGTGTACAGCTGTGTGGAGGACAAACTGTTCTACGCTCAGAGAGGACGAGGAGCGTTCCTCAACGGGAAGGAGCTGCACGCCTCTGGGCAGcaag ACATCAGCAGGTGTGTGGTGGTGACGGAGATCGGGGCGGAGCGAGACGACCTCTCTCTGTCCACCATGACCTCCAACATCTTCAGGCTGCTGAAGCTGCCGGTTCACGG CGTGCGTGCTCTGGGAACGGCGGCAGTGGACATGTGTCAGGTGGCGACGGGCGGGGCCGACGCTTACTACCACATCGGGATGCACTGCTGGGACATCGCCGCCTCCGCCATCATCGTCCAGGAAGCTGGAGGCGTCGTCATGGATACGGATG GCTCAGAGTTCGACATGATGTCCAGGAGAGTCGTCGCTGCCAGCTCCACCGCCGTGGCCAATCGCATCGTCCAGGTCGTCCAGGCCTTCCCCTGTCGCCGTGACGACGAGGAACCCCACCGATGTGTCTGTGGGAGTCAGGTGTGA
- the rpp40 gene encoding ribonuclease P protein subunit p40: MYGVSDQPPRSLLLSDRSSFLDEKNRLDSQVEKHHFNYKVSLLLPECSCTPPHLDAVLNSFSSFYLIRDLPVHELLDKHFLEAAVHHGSVYGVSYRTRIDEDNCVALMPNGRLFLSLDKDSYEVLGVEGKPSKFNHRNTRRYVVSVDLTDRGSAPGGRFHQRLVTGLRSRVQLKVDFLLSHHPGGGASLQTLLSRHKWAEHRPEVSRHTLSDLCCPAPRSCDPHGLLEWLGAVDADISCENAPDSFLSSLVCPEPNRRVGRAQSVSVCGLLLPQDVQRLVQQLRSYLEQPPPESWVSLTVHGFADSPVSWGSSEHGFLRGGENFYTLLMFQDHTYQLHLATGAHDACPP, encoded by the exons ATGTATGGCGTGTCGGACCAGCCTCCGCGGTCTCTGCTGCTCAGCGACCGGTCCAGTTTCCTGGACGAGAAGAACCGACTGGACTCCCAGGTGGAGAAACATCACTTCAACTACAAG GTGTCCCTGCTGCTGCCGGAGTGTAGCTGcaccccccctcacctggaTGCTGTGTTGAACAGTTTCAGTAGTTTCTACCTGATCCGGGACCTGCCAGTGCATGAGCTGCTGGACAAACACTTCCTGGAGGCTGCCGTTCACCACG GTAGTGTGTACGGCGTGTCTTACAGGACCAGGATAGATGAAGACAACTGTGTGGCTCTGATGCCAAACG GtcgtctgtttctgtctctggaCAAAGACTCGTACGAGGTGCTGGGGGTCGAGGGGAAGCCGTCAAAGTTCAACCACAGGAACACCCGCAGATAcg tggtgtcgGTAGATCTGACTGACCGCGGCTCCGCCCCTGGCGGGCGGTTCCACCAGAGACTGGTCACGGGTCTGAGGTCACGGGTGCAGCTAAAGGTGGACTTCCTGCTGTCTCATCATCCAG ggggcggagcctctctGCAGACCCTCCTGTCTCGTCACAAGTGGGCGGAGCACAGACCTGAGGTCAGCCGTCACACTCTGAGCGACCTGTGCTGCCCGGCCCCGCGGTCATGTGACCCTCACGGCCTCCTGGAGTGGCTGGGAGCGGTGGACGCTGACATCAGCTG CGAGAACGCCCCCGACAGCTTCCTGTCGTCTCTGGTGTGTCCGGAGCCCAACAGGAGGGTGGGGCGGGCCCAGAGCGTCTCCGTGTGCGGGCTGCTGCTCCCCCAGGACGTCCAGCGCCTCGTGCAGCAgctcag GTCCTACCTGGAGCAGCCCCCCCCGGAGTCGTGGGTGTCGTTGACGGTCCACGGCTTTGCTGACAGTCCGGTCTCATGGGGGAGCAGTGAACACGGCTtcctgagggggggggagaaCTTCTACACCCTGCTGATGTTCCAGGACCACACCTACCAGCTGCACCTGGCCACAGGTGCTCACGACGCCTGCCCCCCCTGA
- the impa1 gene encoding inositol monophosphatase 1 yields the protein MTDLWQDAMDHAVALARKAGQVVREALLAERSVMTKNSCVDLVTQTDQKVEQLIIQSVKEKFPSHKFIGEESVAAGQPSALTDLPTWIIDPIDGTTNFVHGFPFVAVSIGFTVNRQVEFGVVYSCVEDKMFTARRGRGAFCNGEPIQVSAQEDVRQSIVATEFGSSRDPEVVAHIFSSMRGVLSIPVHGIRSAGTAATNMCLVASGCVEVYYEIGVHVWDIAAAAVIVSEAGGVLMDVDGGDVDLMSRRVVAANRKSIADRIVKEIDSFCPVRDDAPPPRAQ from the exons ATGACTGACCTCTGGCAGGACGCCATGGACCACGCCGTCGCCTTGGCGCGCAAAGCCGGACAG GTGGTGCGTGAGGCTCTGCTGGCTGAGAGGAGTGTGATGACGAAGAACTCGTGTGTTGACCTGGTGACACAAACTGACCAGAAGGTGGAGCAACTCATCATCCAATCAGTGAAGGAGAAGTTCCCCTCACACAA gttcatAGGGGAGGAGTCTGTAGCCGCAGGCCAGCCCTCCGCCCTGACCGATCTGCCCACCTGGATCATCGACCCCATCGACGGGACCACCAACTTTGTTCATGG GTTTCCTTTTGTTGCTGTTTCCATCGGGTTCACCGTCAACAGGCAG GTGGAGTTCGGGGTGGTCTACAGTTGTGTAGAAGACAAGATGTTCACGGCCCGGCGGGGGAGGGGCGCCTTCTGCAACGGCGAGCCGATACAGGTGTCGGCTCAGGAGG ACGTCCGTCAGTCCATCGTGGCCACGGAGTTCGGCTCCAGCAGAGACCCCGAGGTGGTGGCCCACATCTTCAGCAGCATGAGGGGCGTGCTGAGCATCCCCGTCCACGG cattCGCAGCGCGGGAACGGCGGCCACCAACATGTGTCTGGTGGCGTCGGGCTGCGTGGAGGTGTACTACGAGATCGGAGTTCACGTGTGGGacatcgccgccgccgccgtcatTGTGTCAGAGGCGGGGGGAGTCCTGATGGACGTGGACG GAGGAGACGTGGACCTGATGTCCAGACGGGTGGTCGCCGCCAACAGGAAGTCGATCGCTGACAGGATCGTCAAAGAGATCGACTCCTTCTGTCCTGTCAGAGACGACGCCCCGCCTCCACGAGCGCAGTGA
- the riok1 gene encoding serine/threonine-protein kinase RIO1 produces the protein MLVTGAVPGQFDDAEEDGQSELTVPSRVSDVTAEPSLEEDDDGDEEEDEDEDEDEEWAWRSSGDLTKRYNRMSLNPQANRQNPTNRSAPSTPSDKALRKYENKINLDKLDYADSVINKVTMMQKQREAGTYRVKDKSDRATVEQVLDPRTRMILFKMLSRGVICEINGCISTGKEANVYHAGTATGNERAVKIYKTSVLLFKDRDKYVSGEFRFRHGYCKGNPRKMVRTWAEKEMRNLIRLQTAGIPSPAPVLLKSHVLLMSFIGKDHIPAPLLKNAVLSEGRARELYLQVIQNMRKMFQDARLVHADLSEFNMLYHEGDAYIIDVSQSVEHDHPHALEFLRKDCGNVNEFFVKRGVAVMTVRELFDFITDPSITAHNMDPYLEKAMAMAAERTSEQRSGQDRVDEEVFKKAYIPRTLTEVSHYERDADLMRSQGAESAVSGHHDNVLYQTLTGLKKDLSGVQTVPALLEGDPSSSSEEEEEEEEEGEESDEEQKVNQEASVDKKERKKMVKETQRERRRNKVPKHVKKRKEKVAKMKKGR, from the exons ATGTTGGTGACCGGAGCCGTTCCGGGACAGTTTGATGACGCGGAGGAGGACGG ccaatcagagctgactGTACCGAGTCGCGTGAGTGACGTCACTGCGGAGCCGTCATTAGAGGAGGACGAcgatggagatgaagaagaggatgaggatgaagacgaggatgaagagtgggCGTGGCGTTCATCAGGAGATCTGACGAAGAGATACAACAGGATGAGTCTGAACCCTCAG GCCAACAGACAGAATCCGACCAATAGGAGCGCCCCGTCGACGCCGTCTGACAAGGCTCTgaggaaatatgaaaacaagatCAACCTCG ATAAACTGGACTATGCCGACTCCGTGATCAATAAAGTGACGATGATGCAGAAGCAGCGGGAGGCGGGCAC GTACAGAGTGAAGGACAAATCAGATCGAGCCACTGTGGAACAG GTTTTAGATCCTCGAACACGAATGATTCTCTTCAAGATGTTGAGTCGAGGAGTGATCTGTGAGATCAACGGCTGCATCAGCACCGGGAAGGAG GCTAACGTTTATCACGCCGGCACGGCGACAGGAAACGAACGAGCCGTCAAGATCTACAAGACGTCCGTCCTCCTGTTCAAGGACCGAGACAAATACGTCAGCGGGGAGTTCAG GTTCCGTCACGGTTACTGTAAAGGGAACCCCAGGAAGATGGTGAGGACCTGGGCCGAGAAGGAGATGAGGAACCTGATCAG actccAGACGGCTGGGATCCCGAGTCCGGCGCCGGTTCTCCTGAAGAGTCACGTCCTGCTGATGAGCTTCATCGGGAAAGATCACAT ccccgcccccctgctgAAGAACGCCGTCCTGTCGGAGGGGAGGGCCCGTGAGCTCTACCTGCAGGTGATCCAGAACATGAGGAAGATGTTCCAGGACGCCCGATTGGTCCACGCTGACCTCAGCGAGTTCAACATGCT GTACCACGAGGGCGACGCCTACATCATCGACGTGTCCCAGTCGGTGGAACACGACCATCCTCACGCGCTGGAGTTCCTCCGCAAAGACTGCGGCAACGTGAACG AGTTCTTTGTGAAGCGTGGCGTGGCGGTGATGACGGTCAGGGAGCTGTTTGACTTCATCACAGACCCGTCGATCACCGCCCACAACATGGACCCCTACCTGGAGAAG GCGATGGCGATGGCGGCTGAGCGCACGTCAGAGCAGCGGTCGGGTCAGGACCGCGTGGACGAggag GTGTTCAAGAAGGCCTATATCCCCCGCACGCTGACGGAGGTCAGTCACTACGAGAGAGACGCGGACCTGATGAGATcacagggggcggagtcagccGTCAGCGGACACCATGACAAC gttcTGTACCAGACGCTGACGGGACTGAAGAAGGATCTGTCTGGAGTTCAGACG GTTCCTGCTCTGCTGGAGGGCGACCCGTCTTCATcctcggaggaggaggaggaagaggaggaggagggggaggagtcagatgAAGAGCAGAAAGTGAACCAGGAGGCCTCTGTGGACAAAAAG gagaggaagaagatggtGAAGGAGAcccagagggagaggaggaggaacaaggTGCCCAAACacgtgaagaagaggaaggagaaggtgGCCAAAATGAAGAAGGGGAGatga